A window of the Streptomyces albireticuli genome harbors these coding sequences:
- a CDS encoding FAD-dependent monooxygenase, whose protein sequence is MPAAEAPVLVVGAGPVGLVVACELLQQGVPVRVVDANRSHSLHSRAISVWPRVLEVLRRIDVADTLVERGHRVSGVGYYSSGRLLGTARLDRLPDTPYPFGLMLAQSRTEEVLEKRLAELGGTVERGVRLTGLAQHPEHCAVTLEHEDGATEETDVPWLVGADGAHSTTRKLLGIPFEGTQPDVSFAIADAHVDGDLSDRLLGYCYSPRGSLALGPLGDDVYRLAVSVPHPEDDTPPPLALFQEVLDERAPGHGVVRGLKWSTTFRVRVRTAARFSAGRCFLAGDAAHVMSPAGGQGMNTGLQDAVNLGWKLAGVARGRLDPAALDSYDAERREAAHRVTATTGRQTRWGFVSRRAQIAARDVALRGADRAGLVQRALAPIVAQTDTHYGPAPTPTELATELARGTGARPGARVPVLLGAVGSAGQAVGEESREGAVAGPDFPDGTSPGGGFTADGWVAAERDAFTVLLRWDPADSAAHRSEAYARMRAGAPAETRWTDLSAAPDGVLTRFLGPGPVAAVVRPDGHLFRRVRPDEVPAALRAARALRHF, encoded by the coding sequence ATGCCGGCAGCAGAAGCTCCCGTGCTCGTCGTGGGTGCCGGACCCGTCGGTCTGGTCGTCGCCTGCGAACTGCTCCAGCAGGGCGTCCCGGTGCGTGTCGTCGACGCGAACCGCAGCCACTCCCTGCACTCCCGCGCCATCAGCGTCTGGCCCCGCGTCCTGGAGGTGCTGCGCAGGATCGACGTCGCGGACACCCTGGTGGAGCGCGGGCACCGGGTCAGCGGCGTCGGCTACTACTCGTCCGGGCGGCTGCTCGGCACCGCCCGGCTGGACCGGCTCCCCGACACGCCGTACCCCTTCGGCCTGATGCTGGCCCAGAGCCGCACCGAGGAGGTGCTGGAGAAGCGGCTGGCCGAGCTCGGCGGCACGGTCGAGCGCGGGGTCCGGCTGACCGGGCTGGCGCAGCACCCGGAGCACTGCGCGGTGACCCTGGAGCACGAGGACGGGGCCACCGAGGAGACCGACGTGCCGTGGCTGGTCGGCGCGGACGGCGCGCACAGCACCACGCGCAAGCTGCTCGGCATCCCCTTCGAGGGCACCCAGCCGGACGTGAGCTTCGCGATCGCCGACGCGCACGTGGACGGCGACCTGTCGGACCGGCTGCTGGGCTACTGCTACTCGCCGCGCGGCAGCCTCGCCCTCGGCCCGCTCGGGGACGACGTGTACCGGCTCGCGGTGAGCGTGCCGCACCCGGAGGACGACACCCCGCCGCCGCTCGCGCTGTTCCAGGAGGTGCTCGACGAGCGCGCGCCCGGCCACGGCGTGGTCCGCGGGCTGAAGTGGAGCACGACTTTCCGGGTGCGGGTGCGGACCGCCGCGCGGTTCTCCGCCGGCCGGTGCTTCCTGGCCGGGGACGCGGCGCACGTGATGAGCCCGGCCGGGGGCCAGGGCATGAACACCGGGCTCCAGGACGCGGTCAACCTCGGCTGGAAGCTGGCCGGGGTGGCCCGGGGCCGGCTCGACCCGGCGGCCCTGGACAGCTACGACGCCGAACGCCGGGAGGCCGCCCACCGGGTGACCGCCACGACCGGCCGGCAGACGCGGTGGGGCTTCGTCTCCCGGCGCGCGCAGATCGCCGCGCGGGACGTCGCGCTGCGCGGCGCCGACCGCGCGGGGCTGGTGCAGCGGGCGCTCGCGCCCATCGTGGCGCAGACCGACACGCACTACGGGCCCGCGCCCACGCCCACCGAGCTCGCCACGGAGCTGGCCCGGGGGACCGGTGCCCGGCCGGGTGCCAGGGTGCCGGTGCTCCTGGGGGCCGTGGGGTCCGCGGGACAGGCCGTCGGTGAGGAGAGTCGTGAAGGGGCCGTCGCCGGCCCGGACTTCCCCGACGGGACCTCCCCGGGCGGCGGCTTCACGGCCGACGGCTGGGTGGCGGCCGAGCGCGACGCGTTCACCGTGCTGCTGCGCTGGGACCCGGCCGACAGCGCCGCCCACCGGTCCGAGGCGTACGCGCGGATGCGCGCCGGGGCCCCGGCGGAGACCCGGTGGACGGACCTGAGCGCGGCGCCCGACGGGGTGCTGACCCGCTTCCTGGGCCCCGGCCCGGTGGCCGCCGTGGTCCGCCCGGACGGGCACCTCTTCCGCCGGGTCCGCCCGGACGAGGTACCCGCGGC